A portion of the Macaca mulatta isolate MMU2019108-1 chromosome 4, T2T-MMU8v2.0, whole genome shotgun sequence genome contains these proteins:
- the C4H6orf15 gene encoding uncharacterized protein C6orf15 homolog precursor (The RefSeq protein has 7 substitutions compared to this genomic sequence): protein MRGRVAGSCAPLGLLLVCLRLPGLFARSIGAVEEKVSQNLGTNLPQLGQPSLTGPPNSEHPQPALDLRSNDLARAPLKLSVPPSDGFPPAGGSAVQRWPLSGRLPAMYSWPPEDPWLMMAAAAADRLGEALPEELSYLSSAAALAPGSGPLPGESSPDATDLSPEASHLHQDSESRRLPRSNPLGPGGKILSQRPPWSLIYRVLPDHPWGTLNPSVSWGGGGPGTGWGTRPMPHPGGIWGINNQPPGTSWGNINRYPGGSWGNINRYPGGSWGNIHLYPGINNPFPPGVLRPPGSSWNTPAGFPNPPSPGLQWG from the exons ATGCGGGGCCGCGTGGCAGGGAGCTGCGCTCCCCTGGGCCTGCTTCTGGTCTGTCTTCGTCTCCCAG GCCTCTTTGCCCGGAGCATTGGTGCTGTGGAGGAGAAAGTTTCCCAAAACCTGGGGACCAACTTGCCTCAGCTTGGACAACCTTCCCTGACTGGCCCCCCTAACTCTGAACATCCTCAGCCTGCTCTGGACCCGAGGTCTAACGATTTGGCAAGGGCTCCTCTGAAGCTCAGCATGCCCCCATCAGACGGCTTCCCACCCACAGGAGGCTCTGCAGTGCAGAGGTGGCCTCTGTCTGGGAGGCTGCCTGCCGTGTACTCCTGGCCCCCTGAGGATCCTTGGCTGATGATGGCTGCTGCGGCTGCGGACCGCCTGGGGGAAGCGCTGCCTGAAGAACTCTCTTACCTCTCCAGTGCTGCGGCCCTCGCTCCAGGCAGTGGCCCTTTGCCTGGAGAGTCTTCTCCTGACGCCACAGACCTCTCACCCGAGGCTTCACACCTCCACCAGGACTCGGAGTCCAGACGACTGCCCCGTTCTAATCCACTGGGACCCGGGGGAAAAATCCTTTCCCAACGCCCTCCCTGGTCTCTCATCCACAGGGTTCTGCCTGATCACCCCTGGGGGACCCTGAATCCCAGTGTgtcctggggaggtggaggcccTGGGACTGGTTGGGGAACGAGGCCCATGTCACACCCTGGGGGAATCTGGGGTATCAATAATCAACCCCCAGGTACCAGCTGGGGAAATATTAATCGGTATCCAGGAGGCAGCTGGGGGAATATTAATCGGTATCCAGGAGGCAGCTGGGGGAATATTCATCTATACCCAGGTATCAATAACCCATTTCCTCCCGGAGTTCTCCGCCCTCCTGGCTCTTCTTGGAACATCCCAGCTGGCTTCCCTAATCCTCCAAGCCCTGGGTTGCAGTGGGGCTAG
- the CDSN gene encoding corneodesmosin precursor (The RefSeq protein has 1 substitution, 1 non-frameshifting indel compared to this genomic sequence) — translation MGLSRAPWMGRVGGRGMMALLLAGLLLPGTLAKSIGTFSDPCKDPTRITSPNDPCLTGKGGSSGFSSYSGSSGSGSSISSASGSGGGSSGSSVAQGGSAGSFKPGTGYSQVSYSSGSGSSLQGASSSSQLGGSGSQPGSSGSQPGSSGSHSGSSGSNTGSSSSHSSSSSTFQFSSSSSQVGSGSALPTSDNAYRGILNPSQLGQSSSFSQTSGQRVSSNQRPCSSDIPDSPCSGGPIISHSGPYIPSSHSVSGGQRPVVVVVEQHGSGGPGVVQGLPCSNGGLPGKPCPPITSVDKSYGGYEVVGGSSDSYLVPGMTYSKGKIYPVGYFTKDNPVKGSPGVPSFAAGPPISEGKYFSSNPIIPSQSGASSVIAFQPVGTGGVQLCGGGSTGSKGPCSPFSSRVHSSSSISSSSGSPYHPCGSTSQSPCSPPGTGSFSSSSSSQSSGKIILQPCGSKSSSSGHPCMSVSSLTLTGDPDGSPHPDPSAGAKPCGSGSAGKIPCRSIRDILAQVKPLGPQLADPEVFLPQGELLDSP, via the coding sequence GGACCTTGGCTAAGAGCATTGGCACCTTCTCAGACCCCTGTAAGGACCCCACGCGTATCACCTCTCCTAATGACCCCTGCCTCACTGGGAAGGGTGGCTCCAGTGGCTTCAGTAGCTACAGTGGCTCCAGCGGTTCTGGCAGCTCCATTTCCAGTGCCAGTGGCTCTGGCGGTGGCTCCAGTGGATCCAGCGTTGCCCAGGGTGGTTCTGCAGGATCTTTTAAGCCAGGAACAGGGTATTCCCAGGTCAGCTACTCCTCCGGATCTGGCTCTAGTCTACAAGGTGCATCCAGTTCCTCCCAGCTGGGCGGCAGCGGCTCCCAGCCCGGCAGCAGCGGCTCCCAGCCCGGCAGCAGCGGCTCTCACTCAGGAAGCAGCGGCTCTAATACAGGAAGCAGTAGCTCTCACTTGGGAAGCAGCAGCTCTCattccagcagcagcagcacctttcagttcagcagcagcagctcccaaGTAGGGAGTGGCTCTGCTCTGCCAACCAGTGACAACGCTTACCGCGGAATACTAAACCCTTCCCAGCTTGGACAAAGCTCTTCCTTTTCCCAGACCAGTGGCCAAAGGGTCAGCTCCAACCAGCGTCCCTGTAGTTCAGACATCCCCGACTCTCCCTGCAGTGGAGGGCCCATCATCTCTCACTCGGGCCCCTACATCCCCAGCTCCCACTCTGTGTCAGGGGGTCAGaggcctgtggtggtggtggtggagcaGCACGGTTCTGGTGGCCCTGGAGTGGTTCAAGGTCTCCCCTGTAGCAACGGTGGCCTTCCAGGCAAGCCCTGTCCCCCAATCACCTCTGTAGACAAATCCTATGGTGGCTACGAGGTGGTGGGTGGCTCCTCTGACAGTTATCTGGTTCCAGGCATGACCTACAGTAAAGGGAAAATCTACCCTGTGGGCTACTTCACCAAAGATAACCCTGTGAAAGGCTCTCCAGGGGTCCCTTCCTTTGCAGCTGGGCCCCCCATCTCTGAGGGCAAATACTTCTCCAGCAACCCCATCATCCCCAGCCAGTCGGGAGCTTCCTCAGTCATTGCGTTCCAGCCAGTGGGGACTGGTGGGGTCCAGCTCTGTGGAGGCGGCTCCACAGGCTCCAAGGGACCCTGCTCTCCCTTCAGTTCTCGAGTCCACAGCAGTTCTAGCATTTCCAGCAGCTCCGGTTCACCCTACCATCCCTGCGGCAGCACTTCCCAGAGCCCCTGCTCCCCGCCAGGCACCGGCTCCTTCAGCAGCAGCTCCAGTTCCCAATCCAGTGGCAAAATCATCCTTCAGCCTTGTGGCAGCAAGTCCAGCTCTTCTGGTCACCCTTGCATGTCTGTCTCCTCCTTGACACTGACTGGGGACCCCGATGGCTCTCCCCATCCCGATCCCTCCGCTGGTGCCAAGCCCTGTGGCTCCGGCAGTGCTGGAAAGATCCCCTGCCGCTCCATCCGGGATATCCTAGCGCAAGTGAAGCCTCTGGGGCCCCAGCTAGCTGACCCTGAGGTTTTCCTACCCCAGGGAGAGTTACTGGACAGTCCATAA
- the CDSN gene encoding corneodesmosin isoform X2, which produces MEVQKGLKSRPKPRGTLAKSIGTFSDPCKDPTRITSPNDPCLTGKGGSSGFSSYSGSSGSGSSISSASGSGGGSSGSSVAQGGSAGSFKPGTGYSQVSYSSGSGSSLQGASSSSQLGGSGSQPGSSGSQPGSSGSHSGSSGSNTGSSSSHLGSSSSHSSSSSTFQFSSSSSQVGSGSALPTSDNAYRGILNPSQLGQSSSFSQTSGQRVSSNQRPCSSDIPDSPCSGGPIISHSGPYIPSSHSVSGGQRPVVVVVEQHGSGGPGVVQGLPCSNGGLPGKPCPPITSVDKSYGGYEVVGGSSDSYLVPGMTYSKGKIYPVGYFTKDNPVKGSPGVPSFAAGPPISEGKYFSSNPIIPSQSGASSVIAFQPVGTGGVQLCGGGSTGSKGPCSPFSSRVHSSSSISSSSGSPYHPCGSTSQSPCSPPGTGSFSSSSSSQSSGKIILQPCGSKSSSSGHPCMSVSSLTLTGDPDGSPHPDPSAGAKPCGSGSAGKIPCRSIRDILAQVKPLGPQLADPEVFLPQGELLDSP; this is translated from the coding sequence GGACCTTGGCTAAGAGCATTGGCACCTTCTCAGACCCCTGTAAGGACCCCACGCGTATCACCTCTCCTAATGACCCCTGCCTCACTGGGAAGGGTGGCTCCAGTGGCTTCAGTAGCTACAGTGGCTCCAGCGGTTCTGGCAGCTCCATTTCCAGTGCCAGTGGCTCTGGCGGTGGCTCCAGTGGATCCAGCGTTGCCCAGGGTGGTTCTGCAGGATCTTTTAAGCCAGGAACAGGGTATTCCCAGGTCAGCTACTCCTCCGGATCTGGCTCTAGTCTACAAGGTGCATCCAGTTCCTCCCAGCTGGGCGGCAGCGGCTCCCAGCCCGGCAGCAGCGGCTCCCAGCCCGGCAGCAGCGGCTCTCACTCAGGAAGCAGCGGCTCTAATACAGGAAGCAGTAGCTCTCACTTGGGAAGCAGCAGCTCTCattccagcagcagcagcacctttcagttcagcagcagcagctcccaaGTAGGGAGTGGCTCTGCTCTGCCAACCAGTGACAACGCTTACCGCGGAATACTAAACCCTTCCCAGCTTGGACAAAGCTCTTCCTTTTCCCAGACCAGTGGCCAAAGGGTCAGCTCCAACCAGCGTCCCTGTAGTTCAGACATCCCCGACTCTCCCTGCAGTGGAGGGCCCATCATCTCTCACTCGGGCCCCTACATCCCCAGCTCCCACTCTGTGTCAGGGGGTCAGaggcctgtggtggtggtggtggagcaGCACGGTTCTGGTGGCCCTGGAGTGGTTCAAGGTCTCCCCTGTAGCAACGGTGGCCTTCCAGGCAAGCCCTGTCCCCCAATCACCTCTGTAGACAAATCCTATGGTGGCTACGAGGTGGTGGGTGGCTCCTCTGACAGTTATCTGGTTCCAGGCATGACCTACAGTAAAGGGAAAATCTACCCTGTGGGCTACTTCACCAAAGATAACCCTGTGAAAGGCTCTCCAGGGGTCCCTTCCTTTGCAGCTGGGCCCCCCATCTCTGAGGGCAAATACTTCTCCAGCAACCCCATCATCCCCAGCCAGTCGGGAGCTTCCTCAGTCATTGCGTTCCAGCCAGTGGGGACTGGTGGGGTCCAGCTCTGTGGAGGCGGCTCCACAGGCTCCAAGGGACCCTGCTCTCCCTTCAGTTCTCGAGTCCACAGCAGTTCTAGCATTTCCAGCAGCTCCGGTTCACCCTACCATCCCTGCGGCAGCACTTCCCAGAGCCCCTGCTCCCCGCCAGGCACCGGCTCCTTCAGCAGCAGCTCCAGTTCCCAATCCAGTGGCAAAATCATCCTTCAGCCTTGTGGCAGCAAGTCCAGCTCTTCTGGTCACCCTTGCATGTCTGTCTCCTCCTTGACACTGACTGGGGACCCCGATGGCTCTCCCCATCCCGATCCCTCCGCTGGTGCCAAGCCCTGTGGCTCCGGCAGTGCTGGAAAGATCCCCTGCCGCTCCATCCGGGATATCCTAGCGCAAGTGAAGCCTCTGGGGCCCCAGCTAGCTGACCCTGAGGTTTTCCTACCCCAGGGAGAGTTACTGGACAGTCCATAA